A stretch of the Gossypium hirsutum isolate 1008001.06 chromosome D07, Gossypium_hirsutum_v2.1, whole genome shotgun sequence genome encodes the following:
- the LOC107953666 gene encoding 40S ribosomal protein S20-2, producing MAFAAMKPTKPGLEESQEQIHKIRITLSSKNVKNLEKVCADLVRGAKDKRLRVKGPVRMPTKVLHITTRKSPCGEGTNTWDRFELRVHKRVIDLFSSPDVVKQITSITIEPGVEVEVTIADS from the exons ATGGCTTTTGCTGCAATGAAGCCGACAAAACCTGGTTTGGAGGAGTCCCAGGAGCAGATTCACAAGATCAGGATCACTCTCTCCTCCAAGAATGTGAAAAACCTTGAGAAAG TTTGTGCTGATTTGGTTCGTGGTGCCAAGGATAAGAGACTGAGGGTTAAGGGGCCAGTGAGAATGCCCACCAAGGTTCTTCACATCACAACAAGGAAGTCTCCCTGTGGTGAAG GAACAAACACATGGGATAGATTTGAGCTCCGTGTTCACAAGCGAGTTATTGATCTTTTCAGCTCCCCTGATGTGGTCAAGCAGATCACATCTATCACCATTGAACCTGGTGTTGAGGTGGAGGTTACTATTGCAGATTCTTAA